In a single window of the Deltaproteobacteria bacterium genome:
- a CDS encoding dodecin domain-containing protein, translating to MQEKTYKLIEIVGVSSTSIEDAVQTAIGRASQSLKNLDWFEIVEARGAIQNGKVSEFQVKLKVGFRLMS from the coding sequence ATGCAGGAAAAGACGTATAAGTTGATCGAAATCGTCGGTGTATCGTCAACCTCAATCGAAGATGCGGTACAGACTGCCATTGGTCGTGCCAGTCAGTCTTTGAAAAATCTCGACTGGTTCGAAATCGTCGAAGCGCGCGGGGCAATCCAGAACGGCAAAGTGAGTGAGTTCCAAGTAAAGTTGAAGGTTGGCTTCCGTTTGATGTCGTAG